The following nucleotide sequence is from Pseudonocardia abyssalis.
CGCGGCGCGCTGAGGCCAGGGCCGCGTCACCCACCAACCACCGAGCACCAGGGAGCAACCGTCATGAACAAGATCACCGTCCACGGCAACCTCACCGGCAAGCCCGAACTGCGCCACTCCCGCGCCGGCGTCCCTGTCGCCACCTTCACCATCGCCGCCAACCGCCGCCGGCTCAACCGGCAGACCGGGAACTGGGTGGACCTGCCCGCGGTGTTCCACCGGGTCGTGTGCTTCAACGCCCTGGCCGAGAACGTCGCCGCGAGCCTGGACAAGGGCACCCCGGTCGCAGTCACCGGCGAGTTCGCCGACGACACCTACAAGCGCGAGGACGGCACCAGCATCCGCCGGATCCAGATCGAGGCCGCCGACATCGCCGCAAGCCTGCGCTACGCCACCGCCACCCTGGTCCGCAACCCGCGCGCCACCACCACCCCGCCGCCCGACGCCGAGCCGCCGGCCGCGGACAGCGATACCGCACCCGACCGCGACGCCGAGCGTCCCCCGCTCGAACTCGTCGGGTCCGACTGAGCGACAGCCGGTGGGCCCGGACCACGACGGTCCGGGCCCACCGGCACGCGCACAGTCCGACGTCGTCGGGGCCCCCTCGCGTCGACACCGCACCGTGCCCACGAGCGCGACCACGCGCCAGCCACGCCACGACCACGCTCCGCGGCGACGGTGTGGCGCGCGGCCCGCGCCCGCGGGCCGTCCCGGCGCTCCGACGCGAGGAGGACAACCCGATGCACAACCACATCCGACAGGAGCCCGGCCGACCGACAGCCGCGCACCGCGACGCTCGAGCGGCCCCGTTGGGCACCGGCCCCCGGCACGGCGCTCGGGCGCCGGCCGTATCGGCGGAGCCGCTCGGGTGGCTCGCTCGGGCCGCGCTTCATGCGGCCGGTCTCGGGTGGCCGGTGTTCCCTGTCCGGCCGCGCGCGAAGGTCCCGGCGATCACCGGCTGGGAGGACGCGGCGACCACCGATCCCGACCAGATCACCGAGTGGTGGTTACGCGCGTGGAACATCGGACTCGCGACCGGTAAGGCGGGTCTGCTGGTCGTCGACCTCGACCGCGACGGCCGCGACCCGCCTAGGGAGTGGGCCGGTGTCCACGACGGCGCCGAGGTCCTCGCGCGCCTGGCGGCCGCTGCCGGGGAGCCGCTCCCGGTCACCTACACGGTGGTGACTCCGTCCGGTGGGCGGCATCTGTACTTCCACCAACCCAACGGCGCGACCCTGCGCAACACCCAGGGTGCATTGGGCTGGTGCATCGACACCCGCGGTCACGGCGGGTACGTGCTCGCCGCCGGGTCCCGCCTGACCTCCGGCTCCTACCGCGAGCTACGGCGCCCCGTCGCACAGCTGCCCGGCTGGCTGGCCGCCGCCCTCACCCCCCGACCCGAGTCCGACTCTCCGGCCACGACGAGCTTGTACGTCGACGAGCTCGCGCTGTCGGGGTGGCGCGCACAGGCCTATCTGCGGGCGGTCGTCGAGGGGGAGCGGCGCAACGTGACCGCCGCACTGGTCGGGCAACGACACCGAACCCTGCTGCGGGCCGCGCGCCGGCTCGGGCAGTGGGTCGGAGGCGGCGCCCTCACCGCTCCCGAGGCCCGTGCCGTTCTCACCGACGCCGCCAACCACTTCCTCGGGGTCGAGGGCTACACCGCCCGGCAGGTCGATCGCGACATCACCGACGGCCTCGCGTACGGCACCCACCGGCCCCGTCATCTCGACCGATTCCCGCACCGCGTCACCGACGAGTGATCGGTCGCGGGTCCCGGGGCGCCGGGCGGGTCCGCCGACAGGCCAGCACACCGGCCGCGGGGCCATGGCGACCCAAGGGATGGCAGGGCCCCGGTCCGAGGCGGCGGCACAGGCCTCGCTCCGCTCGGACGCCTGCCGGCGTTGCCCCCGCTCGAAGGAGCCCCCACCCCTGCGCCGTCCCTGCGGGACCCCGACGCCGGCGTGCTCGGGGCACCGGCGGCGTCCCCACCCGACCGCATGCCCCGGAGACCCGCCATGCCCGCACCCCACCGCCCCGCTCGACGCCGCTGCGCACCCGTCGTTCGGGCGGCCGTGACAGTGCTCGTCATCACCGACCTGGTGAACTTCAGCTGGTCCAACGATCACAAGCCCGACCTGTCCGAGGTCCTGGCCGCACTCGGCCCTGGCCGCCGCTGGACCCGGTCCCGCCGCACCGACGCACCGGCCGCGGGCGAACCGGGCGGACAGCCTGCTCGACCGCCAGCCGTCACCACGACTCGATACGACGATCTTGACGACGGTGGGCCCTTCGACGCTGCGAACCTCGAC
It contains:
- the ssb gene encoding single-stranded DNA-binding protein, giving the protein MNKITVHGNLTGKPELRHSRAGVPVATFTIAANRRRLNRQTGNWVDLPAVFHRVVCFNALAENVAASLDKGTPVAVTGEFADDTYKREDGTSIRRIQIEAADIAASLRYATATLVRNPRATTTPPPDAEPPAADSDTAPDRDAERPPLELVGSD
- a CDS encoding bifunctional DNA primase/polymerase, whose translation is MGTGPRHGARAPAVSAEPLGWLARAALHAAGLGWPVFPVRPRAKVPAITGWEDAATTDPDQITEWWLRAWNIGLATGKAGLLVVDLDRDGRDPPREWAGVHDGAEVLARLAAAAGEPLPVTYTVVTPSGGRHLYFHQPNGATLRNTQGALGWCIDTRGHGGYVLAAGSRLTSGSYRELRRPVAQLPGWLAAALTPRPESDSPATTSLYVDELALSGWRAQAYLRAVVEGERRNVTAALVGQRHRTLLRAARRLGQWVGGGALTAPEARAVLTDAANHFLGVEGYTARQVDRDITDGLAYGTHRPRHLDRFPHRVTDE